The Salminus brasiliensis chromosome 22, fSalBra1.hap2, whole genome shotgun sequence genomic interval ATGGACACTTCTAATGGTCACTTTACAAAAGCACACACAGATGAGAGAGGTTTTGCCCCTTAGCAAAGCAACATTCGGGAGACAAGTCACTTCCACATAAATCCGGCTTTTCTACGCCCTTTGATTTGTCTCGGCAAGGCAGGAACACATGAAGGAAAAGAAGGAACTGAGGTTGAAAAAGTAGTTTCCTAACCAAGTTtgtgactactactactacacatcATCTGGTGGTGGTATTCTGAGGATTGCTCTGAGCTTGCATCCCTATAGAACTTTCCAATTCAACGGTTCTTTAACATACGTTTATCACACAAATACATGAAAAACATAAGGCTGTTAAGTGAGGGGATGTTCTTGACttataacaaaataaacacatttttcaAAGGCAAAGTGCTCTTCATGCAATGTAGGACTGATTTCACCTTAATAGCTGAATCTCTATGTTGCACAAATGCTCTGGTAAAACAACAAACGTGGAAATCCTAATAAGAACCAAATCTCCACTGGTTGCAGGATTTCATGGCCCTATGTACTTTCCAACAGTACATAGCTCTGCACTTCTTAAGACCGACATTCTGTCTACAAGTGGCCAGGGCTGCATAGTACAAAAAACGACTACAATACTATGATCGCTACCACCGTTTTGTTCGGTTTTATTTCTAGGAGAGTTGCGGTcaagtcttttgtttttttttggggggggggctacGGGCTCCATGAAGGTTAAATGCTTTGCTATAGGAGATGCCTTCCAAAGTGCTTTTGATTTTCATGCCCCAACCCGTTCGTTTTAGAGTTTCGGGACGAACAATATTCACAAATTAATTTACAAATATACAGGAAAGACTACGAGAACAATGCTGGGAAAAACAAACGCCAATGTATAGAAAAATGTCCGGATTGACTCCACAAATCAGCTAGGCTACGAGAATGACGCGGGACCGCCCTTCATCCAGTGAATATACGGGACAACCGGCGCTGCTGAGCCGACGTGGAAAATGAAATACGGATGCCTAGAGTGTCATGTTGACTGTTAATCTGCTAAATGTGATTTCTTGCGGTTAATCAATGAGACATTTCGCAAAGCCTATTACAAACTCCATTAAGAGAAGAGCCGAGGCTCCCGAattaattaactttttaaatgaACAAGCACACAGATTACTCCCAGTTCTGAGAACTGAGAGGCTTCCATTTTAATTTACCCCaaacataataaataagtaagttCAGGACAATTGCGCTACAAACTACACGTAACCCGAATAACGTCAGTCAGTTGGCTTTGTGCTGTGGTTTAGAATTAGCAGATTTGTCTGTTTGAGCCCTGTTAATGTGCAATTATTAGGCTGCTTTACACCGTGTCCCATTTATTACTTCCAGAGCAAATTCGCCCAGAGACGGCGCAAGCCATGTTCTGGAGTAGATCCCCAAAGTCACTGAGAAGCTAGGCTTCATCTACTGCTGGATAAAACTGGTTCTTCACCTTGCAAAAGACTGTAGCGACGTCTCTAGAACCTCTGTTGGAGTGCCGAAGATCAGGCAGTGCAACAGTCAGAGAAAGCGTTAAGGTATATAGGTGCCTGCATTCCAGCAAGGCTTTTGTGTCCATTTAAAGTTGTCCATGATCTTCAGGCGTGGTAGATTCCTGGTGGCGCTTCCCCCCGCAGCAGAGATGATTCTGCTTCTGAAAGAAGGTAAAAGGTGTTACTGaacatgtaaagaaaaaaacaatggcaGTAAAAGATCTAATGTTGAAAGCAGAGACCTTGCGCAGAGTCAGTATCCTCGGTCACCTGCTGCTCTGCTCGTTATTAGATACACCTTTTATGGATTTGTTCTGGTGAAAGGAAGAacacagctgaaagcactgTATGCAAAAGGACAAAACTGGCAGAAAGTCACAATACGCACTACGTCTATGCACTGACTCGCTTTCCCTCTTGAGGCGAAACTGTGCAGTGCAGTACAAACCAGGCATGTGTCCATATAAACACTGAATACCACAATAACGGTCTGACAACTTATCATGGGTTACGATATTACTACAGAAAAGGACCGCATCTACACGATAATGCACATACAATGtcatttttataatattaatgtGTTGGTGATACATTTTGGGTATTTCTATTTTCATTTGCTAACGCACAGCAGTCTAGGTGCCCCTGGTGCTGTAGCTAGCAGTGTCAAGGGACAGCACTGCAACCTTTActgtaaagctgtaaagttGCACACACCAATAACACGGAAGCTGCTCTGTGTACACATATTTCAAAGTGTCCATGAGACTGCGTGTTACTGCAGTATATACCTTATTATTAAATACactctgtgtccaaatgtttgtggacaccccttgtaatgaatgcattcagctactttaagttgcacccattgctgatacagatgtgcaaatgcacacacacacatgtctagtccttgtagagaagtatagcCAAAAGAATAAGaatccctggagcagataaacacgaacctattggctccatgaccaataccaggcatgggttagaggggtataaaggccctccggcattaagctgtggagcagtggaattctGTTCTTTGGACtgatgggtggtgctccatccaatatttttgggatgagctggagagttggggatgaggagggATGGTGATTATctaacagcctgacctcaccaacacgcttatcgctaaatgcaattaaatcctcacagctatgctccaaaaatctagtagaaaacattctcttttttttatccttgatttcaagaagaagcaatgaatgagcaggcgtcccaatattTTTATCCAGTGTTTGTATCTATGTCTAAGGCAAACTAACACTGGAAAAAGGTTAAAAGGGAACGAGTAAAACGGAATGTGATTTATTTTGCTTTCAGTGCAGCCTCAGTGACTTTGAATAAATTCATGCCCATGAATTTGAATAAGTCCTGTTCTTCAAAATGTTAATTTCTCTCggcagatgaaaacaaaaacccctaccttgtgctttctgcaTTTCATTGAGAAGTTTTCCTCATTTAGAACGCAGCCTGCAAAGAGAAAAGGTGAGCAGCTCTTACATATTCTAGCTGAAGAAAACAAGAGTTTATAAGCAGCCTGTAGGGCATGCCAAGCATATAAAACTGGAACCAGTACACTTATATAGTTTATAGCCAAACACTCCTGGAAGAAGAACTGTAACTGTAAGCCAGACGTTCATGAGGCAGGCTTAATAAATATACAGACCTTCTAGAATTAAGAGAGATAAATCCTGAGCATGTAAGAATGATGAAACCCCAGTTCCATAAATTTTATATTAATCTCTTACATGCTCAAACACACTCCTTTCACATTTCAGCACCACCCTGTTTAAGAGATTCTTGTTTCTGTCGGCTCTCAAGCTTGGACAAGTTTGCGCAGTTAACGCAGCCAGAAGCAGCTCTTAATAAAAGATCAGAGTGGCTGCAGCATGTATAGTTGCACAGTGTACAGAGTAGAAAAATGCTGTTTGGGATTCTTCAGACAAAATGTTCTTACCTGACTGAATTGCACATCTGTAGTGATATTTGTTAGGGCAGCCTTTGAAAAAGCACCCCAAAGAGGCTCCTGTTTGCAGACAAGATGAGCAAATCTGGAAAGATttgaatgttttaattaaaaaatcatttaaaaacataGAAACTATCAGTAGTGTGATCGCTCAGCGACAGCTTAGCAATAAGTGACAGCTTAGCAATAAATTAAATTTACACATGTCTTGCCTGACCAACTCCATTTGAGATCAGGGTATAACTGTTTGGTGCCCGTAGCTTGCTTCTGCAGTTTTGCACTGAAGTACAAAGTTCCGGCTTCAAGATGATCCAAGTCTATTTAAGACCTGGTTTGAGGCACGGAAGTGAGGACTAGTATAATATgaacttccattacttgttggCTACATTACCTttttagctccagtgcaaaaccaaAGCACACcggtcttggctgatcaaccaATTACATTTGGGGTCAAAAAAATTGTCACTATGTATGCTTAAGCTATTAACGAGGTTATAAGGTTATAAGGAAGTCTGGGAAGCCAGAGGTACGTAAGCTGTGACATACATCAAATCAGATaagaaaaaacattaaacaattTTCTTAACCAATTATCCAAGACCTGTGGAAACAAGTCTGCAGAAGGTGAATAGAAACATAGCTAATGCAATTTCTTAACTGAATTGTATACACTATCCACACTGCATGCTGTGAGGCTGAAAACTTACCGTCTCCTTTGCCATCTTAATGGCTTTCTCGAGTCCATACAGCTTCCCTCTCACAAAAAAGACACCTGCTGACCATATGCCGCAGTCCTCGTGGAGCCAATACTCACTGGCTTCTAGTGGCACTATGGGAGGGCTGTACCAGTCCGTTACAGAGTCTATCCTGGACCTCTTAGGTGCAGGGCTGCAAGAAAGGTCACCTTCACTGGACCATGTCTGACAGGTCCCCAGACCAGCTGCCCGACGGACTTTGTGGTGGCCCTTACGAGTCCAACTTGTCTGAGACTGAACCCCACAGGCATCGCCGTTGGCAATGTGAGAGGAGTCCGAGTCGCTGGAGTCTTCTTCTCTCAGCTCCTGTGGATTAGCTGCTGTTTTTGACACCGGCCTGAAACCCTCAGGATAGTAAGGCCCGTGCAAGTCCCCCAGGTCCATGGCATTGGCAGAGCCTCCACACAAGCAGCAGACCAGAGCACCCCGCTGAACTCCCTCAGTGGAGATGCGGCCGTATTGGAGGCAAGGCGATGTAGGTACTGCCCCAGATGCAAACTTGGAGGGCACCTTCTGTTTTCCCCTGTTCAGCCTTTCGCTCTCCTCAGGATAGTTGACGACCATGCAGGTAGGATAGTCCTTCAGTTTCACGCGGACGAAAGGTGAGAAGGTCTCGTCTCGCTTTTCCCTTTTATCCTCTTTATAGTTTGCGTACTTGAGCTTTATCTCTGGCTCCTCCGGAGAGAAGATGGAACTCTGGCCACCTTTGtgctttttccttttccttttgggTGTATGAACTTTTTTCGCTCTTGGGGACCCTTTGCTACTCGTGCGTAGCGTTTTCTGCTTGGAAGGGCTTTTTGCATGAATCTCTGGTGTAGGCGGTGCAGCCCGCTTCCTTACCCTCACTGGGGACTTCTTTGAAACCTTTTGCTGTTTCTTTGATTTCTTTCCATATTTTACTGGTTTGTGTAGCGTCCCTGGAGACCTATGATCTAGTGAATGTTTTGAAACACTTTCAGAACATGAGGTAGATATTTGGCTTTCAGAACTGTTCAAATCAGTGACACCTgtttcttcttctacttcttcctGCTCCTGTAATTGTGCTGTCTTTTCATTAGGTTCAGTCGCCACCTCTTCAGTGTACGCCTCCTCCACAACAACTTGGTTACTGCTGTTAAATGACACATCTTTCTTAAGGCCCAGATGAGTAGTCTCATCTGCTTGAGTGTTTACACGCTGTGATTTTTTTGTGGAGGAAACATAACCAAATTTGTACCTGATGGGGCAGATATTCTGAACAATGGCCTCCAACCTCTTACCTCGTCTACTTCTCGGGGGAAGTTCTTTTTTTATAAAAGTGTCTTTTTTGGCAAGTATACCACCACTCAAACGCCTATTCTTGTTTGTCGACGCCTGCTTTTTTGCCTGGTCTTCCTTCACTTCAGATAAATCACTGATCTGTTCTGGCTTGCACGTGTCAACAGTATTCCCAGTCAGCTGACTGCTAATGCTGGCGTCCAGTCTTAACGCAACCTCAGCGACGGACGATACACCTGTCTCTTCCGCATTCGCGGTCGGATCGGATTCCACCTTACTTAAATCATCTTGCCTAGTGTTACATGCTTCGTTAACTGAATTCACTTCCTCACTTGGAGATCCTGCAGTCTGCGGCACAAAGAAAGCATCCTTTACCTCATCCAGTGGGGCGACAGGAGACGACACCGGATCCTCCAGTGTACTAATAAAGTCTTGGTTTACAGACACAGCGAGGCTTGCAGGTGCCTGGCTGTTTTGTACAATAACTGGCTCCTCCGATCTGGAGATCAGGAACAGTACCTCAGGATTTCCATTCCTTTGCTGATCCTCAGCGCTTGCAATATGTCCAGCTGGGAAGCTCCCATCGAAAGCTCCCGCATCCCACAGGCCGCTAACGGCGCCGTTCTGCAGATCGTCCAGGCTGAGAGGAATCTTGCACTCTGGGTTGTTCTGCTGCAAAGATCTGAGGGTTTCCAAGGCAAGGCTTTCCACATCTTGTATGCCAGCGATTTCGTGAGCCTGCTGGAGATAACAGAGCCCTGCAACATTCTCAACAACCTGCGCTGGCGTGACAAACTCAAACGAGTTGGCACAGGCTGCTAACCCAACTGGCACAGAGACCTGCTGGAGGCAATGCTGGTCCATCTCCACACAGAGTGGAGCGGCACCCGAGTCACCGACCAGTTGGCCAGCATCGTAGGCAGCAGGGTGCAGAGCGAACGTCTTGCTAACCGGAACCCCATAAAGCTGGGAATGCTCAGAAAGCGGATTGTGGGCAGAAAAGACATGAGATCTGCTCACATAAGAGAGTGTGACGGTTGTGTTGGAAAATGCGTTGTCCGGTTGGATCTGCTCGCAGACGGGCTGTGGCGGGGGGTTGGGATCGTCAACTGGGAGGACCATCCCATTACTGGTCCCAGAACTCACATACCAGCTTGACGGCTGGACGACATGCAAGGCCTCTATAGAGCTGGCTTTCAGCACACACTCTTCTCCGTTCCTTGTCAGGTCAAAAACGCTGGGCAGGTTGCAGGCAGAGGAGAGTTCCTGAGGCTGTAAACCATCGGAGCTGCTGGGGGGCTGTTCCATATCAGCTGCAAGAGCAAAAACATGGGATTATGAGTACTATATATTTCAAACTAAGGTCCTGCTAGTTTGGCATGGTTAACACTATTTCATAATGGGCAGCATACTGAACTCCTGACACTGCTaaacctggtcctggagatctacctctCTGGAAGCCCTGGATTCAGATGACCTTGGAGGCCTCGGTTATCTGGATCAAGTGTGTTGGATTAGGCTTGGAGCTGAACTCTACAGTGTGGTAGCTCTCCGGAACCAGGACTGGGGAGCAGGTTATCACTCTTGACAAACAGAACACAAGCTTTTCTTCAAACACTAACATTGAATGTCTTCATGAAACATACAGAACAGGAGCTAAAATTTCAGAAGAGGAGCTAACGACATCCCAGAGGACTTCCTCAGCTAGCACGTCTGCAGTGAAGCTGTCTGGGCGGTACGTAGCCACttttagtctgtgtgtgtgtgtgtgtgtgtgtgtatatatatatatatatatatatatatatatatatatatatatatatatatgatatttgtTAAACTATATGCTAAAATATCTTAATAAACTTGCCCTAACAGTGTTGCCCTGCAGAATCCTGGGTGTCCAGACTGAGGGCTGACAGCCTGGCACAGTAAACGAGCGGCTCTCGTTAACGTTAACCAAGTGAGCAGACTGGACAACTCGCTGTATTACCAGCTATAGCTCAGTAGTCTGCATGTAAAACGCTGTGGACAGCAGCTGTATCGCTGTAAAACCACTGCatattatttattcttttttgctTGTGGGGGACTGAgaaccagcagcagctgaaCTCCCACTGTCAAAACACTGAGGCGCTGGACTCTGGACAGCATTAGCCCGTGTAGCAGGCTAACGCtatgctagctagttagctagctagagaAGTCGCCCAGGCTCCTGTTACTGCGGGGTTAGCAGTGCTCTCTGGCTTTAACCTACACGCGTTTCgagtaataataaaatgagaTCTGACATAGCTAGGTAAGTCTGGTGTTCAGCGCtattatagctagctagctacaacaCCAAAGCTCAACGTGTTGCTAACTTAGCTTAGGTTTAGCTCTGGGACCGTTCGCTAGCACTAACGTTGAGTCCAACCAGCAGggtgtcagacagacagacaggcagacagacaggcaggcaggcagactgactaactgactgactgtgaGTCTGCCGGCCAACACGCTGAAATTCAGAAATCTAGCTGGTAGAGACAGGCTACTGTCCAAGTTTTTAGAGTCGCATCAGTAGAGATAGctaaactgagagagagacagagagacagacagcccGCACTGTTAGCGAGGACAGATGCAGGGAGCTGAAGCTAAAGGAGCTAGCTCGCtagcctgcctgcctgcctgcctgcctgcctgccattTAAgctaaaacaaagaaaagagtGCATTAAAACTTACCCGAGAGGTGGGCTTAATCTTCACAATTACGAAACTAGTCCGAACCCCATTCCCACACCAGTGACCTGGCTACTCTATCAGGAAGCATGCTGTAAGCGTGTTAGCGCCTCTGACTTTAGATAAGACAATACACAAGTAGGAGATTGTCATACTTTGAAGTCCTCCCTCCATGGTAAAGCTAACTAGCTCAGTCCGAGCAGAGGCGAGATTCAAGCGGAGTTGTCAGTGATGAGGCCATTAGGGAGAATTATGGGACTTGTAGTGTATCAGCCTCTGTGTTGAGCGCGAGGCTTTAATCAAATCACACTGAGCCAATGTAGGACTCAGTCTCACACTCAGTCTGTGCAGCCAAACATTTCACCCCACTTAGTTTTAATGACTTTTTAATCTGCGTGTAAAGCATTAAAACCACTTCTTTATGAACAGATTTtcctattattttttttataaaggctCTGAATAATTTCAAGTTGATAAATAAAAGTTCATTAATTGATCAATTTCTGTATCGCAGCAAAGACCGATACTTACACTATACTTCTATATCCACAGACTCGACCTGCAGCAGCGTAACCCCGCCCCCTCACCCTGAAGCCAACCAGagcaaagctcatttacataaaccaGTGTTAAACGTAGCTACATTAACAAACAGCCTGTTAAATTTCAATGTATTAAGACAATGATCAAGAGAAACGGGCCAATAAAATCATATTATGGCCGTTTTTGGTTCAACATCAGAAGTGGACCTGGGTGGTGGCGGTGTGGAAGATATGAAATATGCAATTCCTTTCAAATAACATGCATGAGGTCAAATCTCAAAAATCTGAAAGATTAATCGGCAACAGAGGGTGCAAAAATATTTATTGCTAATAAACCTGTTGTCAGTTGGTGTACATTTGTGGTATATTTACAATAACAATGTATAGAGGAATGCAAATGTTAGCCAAAAaagacatttaaataaatacaagggACTGTCACTGAACAACACTACAGACATTATCAGCTTGAAGAGCGAGACaagatgaaaaaacaaaaaacaaataaacaaacaaacaaaaaaaaaaaccctaaacaaCCTTGACCTCCCAATCAGTGGACTGACCATCATGATTACATAAAGGAAACCCTATATaaacgtgtgtgtatatatatatataattttacacTAGCAAAAGCCCTCCAGACACAAGCTCCATTCCTTAACTGGGCGTTGTCTCAAAAAATGGTCCTATACTTAAACATTCAGTAATCACCATGTACAAGTTCACTTGGGTATAAAGCAGTGTCCAATTAGTCCAATTTACCTTTCGCCATCGGTCCAATAATGCGAAACATGAAGGGAATGTGAAGACCACATCTAGCGTAATAAGGAAACCTGCAGGTATGATTGTTTCTACTCTTTATTACGTAAGTGTTATTTGAgtcattacatatttatttatcctTTGGCTATTCACACATACTAAAGAGTTAAAACAGTAGCTTACACGGTCAGTTTTAGTGTACGCGTGATGGAGGcttcattaaaaacaaatatttacattaagacatggtaataaaaaaaaaagtcacagtaACTGAAGTGCACAGAATGCGGACTACAGACATAAAACTCAAAACTTCATACCATGTTTAATATATGCCGTGTGCGGTGaccagtgtgtgtttctaagtGATTAAATTGCGTGGCTAAAATACGGTGGGCCTCTTTATAACATGCAGCAAGTCAGGAGGATGCGTCATTGTCAGAACTCCTTGGTGTCCTTGTTGTCAAACAAGTGGAGTCTTTGCTCTGCCGTCAAGCCTTCCTTGAGACTCTGAAAAGAGAAGACAgacaggagggagggagggagggaggggggtgggtggggtggggttatTTCAGTGGTCCACTGTGAAGGCTTTAACACTGACAGCAATCTTTGAATGATCTTAGTGACATGCTGGCAGCAAGCATTCTCTCATGACTAGACAAGAGAAAGCTCACTTATCCGTGCACATGTGTGAACTTTCACTCCGTAGTTAAAGGTTACTTCATGACATGCAGATCCCCATCTTAGAAGCACCCTTTCCGCAATGTTTCTGAAGCTATATCCAGTACTCTCACACTGCTGATTGAAACAGGAAGGGTGTGAATGGCCACTATAGCCccactatacacatacacacgacAGTCAAAAAGAACTGCTCAAATGGCTTTGGGATGACCACCTCACACTGCTTGGTCAACATTTtctttagggatgcaccaatatgACCAATATAAAAATCTTCATAAACTGAGATTGCATCTGCCTGGATTGGCATTGCATAGACAAGGAACTGAAGGGAATACAGTAGCTAGTGCTGATTCCCAGTCCGCATTCTTATCTGTACTCGGGTTCTTGTGCACTTGGGAAACCGCATCAGTCGCAGCCCAAGTACCAAATTGCCCAGATGTGTTCGTGCTCCGCCTGGGTTATTGAGGATGCTTTAGGAAGTGACGTGCTGCTGTTCCATTGCAGTATGGCTGTACAGCGTCCTCCAATCCTCTGGAGTTTGTACTCACACTGTCAAACATACCAAGTCTGTACTACCAGGTGCACTAGTTCAAACTGGGCATACTTCATATTGAGAAATGGGGCTTAAGTGATCCAGTGGGCAACTAGGGGCAGCTAAAGAGAGCGGAGTGGCAAGAGCCTGGCACCACACCCCCACAGCCACAGaaaatagttatatatataatatagtttatttatattgtttgtACTTATACAGTTAGAAATGCAgttaatatataaatgtacagTTAGGATACAGTTATACAGTGAAATGAGTAACGTGCAGATATTTCACTCTAGCAGCCCTGCATCATCTAACCcattctgctcttctggagtGCAACAGCTGCATTAAATATTGATTTGAAAATAAGCCAGAATCCTTTGTGCATCTCCAGTTTTCTGTAAATGATCCAAATGAATACCCGCacattcttcactgctgtccacagacCCACATGTTTCCCAACACAGTCCCACAAGTTCTCAATGCCATTTGAAATCTGGAGATCATGCTGCCCTGATATCACTTGAACATCCTCACACCTCAACAATATCCCAAACAGGAGCTGTGAGGAATCTTGCATGGTCTTCTTTATACATAGTCATCTTCTGCCGTGATCCACAAGAAATAAATCGGTAACAGGATACATCCCATCAAATACATCTACAGCAGC includes:
- the LOC140544153 gene encoding uncharacterized protein, yielding MEQPPSSSDGLQPQELSSACNLPSVFDLTRNGEECVLKASSIEALHVVQPSSWYVSSGTSNGMVLPVDDPNPPPQPVCEQIQPDNAFSNTTVTLSYVSRSHVFSAHNPLSEHSQLYGVPVSKTFALHPAAYDAGQLVGDSGAAPLCVEMDQHCLQQVSVPVGLAACANSFEFVTPAQVVENVAGLCYLQQAHEIAGIQDVESLALETLRSLQQNNPECKIPLSLDDLQNGAVSGLWDAGAFDGSFPAGHIASAEDQQRNGNPEVLFLISRSEEPVIVQNSQAPASLAVSVNQDFISTLEDPVSSPVAPLDEVKDAFFVPQTAGSPSEEVNSVNEACNTRQDDLSKVESDPTANAEETGVSSVAEVALRLDASISSQLTGNTVDTCKPEQISDLSEVKEDQAKKQASTNKNRRLSGGILAKKDTFIKKELPPRSRRGKRLEAIVQNICPIRYKFGYVSSTKKSQRVNTQADETTHLGLKKDVSFNSSNQVVVEEAYTEEVATEPNEKTAQLQEQEEVEEETGVTDLNSSESQISTSCSESVSKHSLDHRSPGTLHKPVKYGKKSKKQQKVSKKSPVRVRKRAAPPTPEIHAKSPSKQKTLRTSSKGSPRAKKVHTPKRKRKKHKGGQSSIFSPEEPEIKLKYANYKEDKREKRDETFSPFVRVKLKDYPTCMVVNYPEESERLNRGKQKVPSKFASGAVPTSPCLQYGRISTEGVQRGALVCCLCGGSANAMDLGDLHGPYYPEGFRPVSKTAANPQELREEDSSDSDSSHIANGDACGVQSQTSWTRKGHHKVRRAAGLGTCQTWSSEGDLSCSPAPKRSRIDSVTDWYSPPIVPLEASEYWLHEDCGIWSAGVFFVRGKLYGLEKAIKMAKETICSSCLQTGASLGCFFKGCPNKYHYRCAIQSGCVLNEENFSMKCRKHKNKSIKGVSNNEQSSR